The Magnolia sinica isolate HGM2019 chromosome 10, MsV1, whole genome shotgun sequence genome includes a window with the following:
- the LOC131216902 gene encoding uncharacterized protein LOC131216902 produces the protein MVYTYTPAYYSSLHDTITSLCKTILPFSLKKRRLPALAAEQKLAKQQSENLKWQQESFHRILNLIGLHKEGILAENEVSAYRSHLLDTLIASPADQEQPVIVRDKLLFLQELFHAKCISADEYHASKRPLLQRLAVQGATIDCRDVIIVGSTTPEDEWSVIELKDEQCSTDKDTTPLKSNAKHRSPMKQIKGAVTMMGIPSPYKSGKNKGKKGLEPLCTIDLNRPSTTTSPFLSFKENPFWESLPKVNGDENASILMTESSPPASIKTEKERGMDKVKKKAFRSLFQKEQSEEPGEDLVPGTDEKVTKSAKKQWSFDGFKKWKKSSCEDELTMPYLPPGERSDDVPSSADCTLVASPIGEGPNTKLIKKTIHSDGSASDFFIDKVLGDNIKKELSRIQTELCTSNPNLSFSNEQIDAISTRLPVDKADLKKFFPKSWCDRYGDIVLDVVKKEFKDHVGEMDSLRNAAREKNNNSAGWVAFDDKNDENFHPNLFYHNNQCQSKQQAPFSNRKEDNFHSSNSECFVNNPFHNNSYENQNPFWNPRGSSMMG, from the exons ATGGTCTACACATACACCCCAGCTTACTACTCTTCTCTACATGACACAATCACCTCTCTGTGCAAGACCATCCTCCCATTTTCTCTCAAGAAGCGGCGATTGCCGGCCCTCGCTGCAGAGCAGAAGCTTGCCAAGCAACAGTCAGAGAACCTCAAATGGCAGCAAGAATCGTTCCATCGGATACTCAACTTGATTGGTCTCCACAAGGAAGGAATCTTGGCTGAAAATGAGGTATCGGCCTACCGGTCCCACCTCCTTGATACACTCATCGCTTCTCCGGCCGATCAGGAGCAGCCCGTAATCGTCCGAGACAAGTTGCTGTTTCTGCAG GAGTTGTTCCACGCGAAATGCATTTCTGCAGATGAGTACCATGCTTCAAAGAGGCCTCTGCTGCAGAGGCTAGCCGTCCAAGGAGCAACAATTGATTGCAGAGATGTGATCATCGTGGGGTCCACAACCCCCGAAGACGAATGGTCAGTGATTGAGCTTAAGGATGAACAATGCTCGACCGATAAAGATACCACACCACTGAAGAGCAATGCGAAGCATCGGTCTCCAATGAAACAGATCAAAGGAGCAGTGACCATGATGGGCATTCCCTCACCATATAAATCAGGAAAAAACAAGGGAAAGAAGGGACTTGAACCCTTGTGCACGATCGATCTGAACCGCCCATCTACTACTACAAGCCCATTTTTGTCTTTCAAAGAAAACCCATTTTGGGAAAGCCTACCAAAAGTTAATGGAGACGAGAACGCGTCCATTTTAATGACTGAGAGCTCGCCGCCAGCATCCATCAAGACCGAGAAAGAAAGGGGCATGGATAAGGTGAAGAAAAAAGCCTTTCGTTCTCTGTTTCAGAAGGAGCAAAGTGAGGAGCCCGGCGAGGATCTTGTACCGGGCACTGATGAGAAAGTAACAAAATCAGCGAAAAAACAATGGAGTTTCGATGGGttcaagaaatggaagaaaagtaGTTGTGAAGACGAATTGACGATGCCTTATCTGCCTCCTGGGGAGAGGTCTGATGATGTCCCCTCATCGGCTGATTGCACACTCGTAGCCAGTCCAATTGGGGAGGGTCCCAATACAAAACTCATTAAGAAGACGATACATTCAGATGGATCAGCATCGGATTTCTTCATTGACAAG GTTTTGGGAGATAACATAAAGAAGGAGCTGTCGCGGATTCAGACGGAACTGTGCACCTCAAATCCAAACCTCAGTTTCTC GAATGAACAAATCGATGCGATCTCGACCAGGCTTCCCGTCGATAAAGCCGACCTGAAAAAGTTCTTCCCCAA GTCATGGTGTGATAGGTACGGCGACATTGTGTTGGATGTCGTGAAAAAGGAGTTCAAAGATCATGTTGGTGAGATGGACTCCTTGCGAAATGCTGCCagagagaaaaataataattcagCAGGGTGGGTGGCATTCGACGATAAAAATGACGAGAACTTCCATCCAAATCTCTTCTACCATAACAACCAATGCCAATCAAAACAACAGGCTCCTTTCAGCAATCGAAAGGAAGATAACTTCCACAGTAGTAACAGCGAATGCTTTGTGAATAACCCATTCCACAACAATAGCTATGAGAATCAGAATCCTTTTTGGAATCCACGGGGCTCATCTATGATGGGTTAG